A single Providencia manganoxydans DNA region contains:
- a CDS encoding high-affinity branched-chain amino acid ABC transporter permease LivM, with protein MRKENWINAIVASVMFFILAVFMMGLQLTLDGTKLVVSSADSVRWNWIFAGIAVIFIFQLVRPSLTKVWQGVPKKSWAIPDFDGSTARQKILAVFIIIAAIIWPFIVSRGSVDIATLTLIYVMLGLGLNVVVGLSGLLVLGYAGFYAIGAYTFALLNHYYGFGFWESLPIAGLTAALAGFLLGFPVLRLRGDYLAIVTLGFGEIVRILLLNNTEITGGPNGISQLPKPTFFGLEFSRNAKDGWDTFHNFFGLDYNAGDRIIFLYFVALLLVVLTLFVINRLLRMPLGRAWEALREDEIACRSLGLSPTKIKLTAFTISAAFAGFAGTLFAARQGFISPESFTFVESAFVLAIVVLGGMGSQTSVILAAIILVVSREMMRDLNAYSMLLLGALMVLMMIWRPQGLLPMKRRQMKLKNTEQLVDQGEKV; from the coding sequence CTTAGCGGTTTTTATGATGGGGTTACAGCTTACCCTTGATGGTACTAAGCTCGTGGTGTCTAGCGCTGATTCGGTTCGTTGGAATTGGATATTTGCGGGTATTGCGGTGATTTTTATTTTCCAGCTAGTCCGACCCTCATTAACCAAAGTATGGCAAGGTGTCCCTAAAAAATCATGGGCAATACCGGATTTTGATGGCTCTACGGCAAGGCAAAAGATTCTGGCTGTTTTTATTATTATTGCAGCAATTATTTGGCCATTCATTGTTTCTCGTGGCAGTGTGGATATAGCCACCTTAACATTAATTTATGTAATGTTAGGTTTGGGGCTAAACGTGGTGGTGGGTCTTTCGGGTCTGTTGGTTTTAGGTTATGCAGGTTTCTATGCCATCGGCGCCTATACATTTGCGTTATTAAATCATTATTACGGTTTTGGCTTCTGGGAAAGTTTACCTATTGCAGGGTTAACCGCAGCATTAGCGGGTTTTTTGCTAGGATTCCCAGTGCTGCGATTACGGGGAGATTATTTGGCGATTGTAACCCTAGGTTTTGGTGAGATTGTGCGTATTTTATTGCTCAATAATACTGAAATTACTGGGGGACCGAATGGGATCAGCCAACTGCCTAAACCCACCTTTTTCGGTTTAGAATTTAGTCGTAACGCAAAAGACGGTTGGGACACTTTCCACAATTTCTTTGGTCTTGATTACAATGCGGGCGATCGCATTATTTTCTTATATTTCGTTGCGCTATTATTGGTAGTGTTAACGTTATTTGTGATTAACCGTTTACTGCGTATGCCATTAGGGCGTGCTTGGGAAGCTCTGCGAGAAGATGAGATAGCTTGCCGTTCTTTAGGTTTATCACCCACAAAAATTAAACTGACCGCATTCACTATCAGTGCTGCCTTTGCTGGTTTTGCAGGCACGCTATTTGCCGCTCGCCAAGGGTTTATCAGCCCTGAGTCATTCACTTTTGTTGAATCTGCATTTGTATTAGCGATCGTTGTTCTTGGCGGTATGGGATCGCAAACTTCAGTAATATTAGCTGCGATCATATTAGTCGTCTCAAGAGAGATGATGCGTGATCTGAATGCCTACAGCATGTTGTTGTTGGGGGCTTTAATGGTCTTAATGATGATTTGGCGCCCTCAAGGGCTATTGCCAATGAAACGTCGTCAAATGAAATTGAAGAATACAGAACAA